A part of Escherichia marmotae genomic DNA contains:
- the motB gene encoding flagellar motor protein MotB: MKNHAHPIIVVKRRKAKSHGSAHGSWKIAYADFMTAMMAFFLVMWLISISSPKELIQIAEYFRTPLATAVTGGDRISNSESPIPGGGDDYTQSQGEVNKQPDIEELKKRMEQSRLRKLRGDLDQLIESDPKLRALRPHLKIDLVQEGLRIQIIDSQNRPMFKTGSADVEPYMRDILRSIAPVLNGIPNRISLSGHADDFPYANGEQSYSNWELSAERANASRRELMVGGLADGKILRVVGMAATMRLSDRGPDDAVNRRISLLVLNRQAEQAILHENAESQNEPVSVLEKTGGAPQVSVPTMPSAEPR, encoded by the coding sequence ATGAAGAATCACGCGCATCCAATAATTGTCGTCAAACGACGCAAAGCAAAAAGCCACGGCTCGGCGCATGGATCGTGGAAGATTGCTTATGCTGACTTTATGACCGCGATGATGGCTTTTTTTCTGGTGATGTGGCTGATCTCCATTTCCAGCCCAAAAGAGCTGATACAGATAGCGGAATATTTCCGCACGCCGTTGGCGACCGCGGTAACGGGTGGTGATCGCATTTCTAATAGCGAAAGCCCAATTCCCGGCGGCGGTGATGATTACACTCAGAGTCAGGGAGAAGTGAATAAGCAGCCGGACATTGAAGAACTGAAAAAACGCATGGAGCAAAGTCGGTTGCGGAAATTGCGTGGCGATCTCGACCAGCTTATAGAGTCAGACCCGAAACTACGGGCGCTGCGTCCACATCTCAAAATCGATCTGGTACAGGAAGGTTTACGCATTCAGATTATCGACAGCCAGAATCGCCCGATGTTTAAAACCGGCAGTGCTGACGTCGAACCCTATATGCGCGACATTCTGCGGAGTATTGCGCCAGTGCTGAATGGTATTCCTAACCGTATCAGTCTCTCCGGTCATGCCGATGATTTCCCTTACGCCAATGGTGAGCAAAGCTACAGCAACTGGGAGCTTTCTGCCGAACGCGCTAATGCGTCGCGCCGTGAGCTAATGGTGGGGGGGCTGGCTGATGGCAAAATTCTGCGCGTCGTCGGCATGGCGGCGACCATGCGTTTAAGCGATCGCGGACCTGATGATGCTGTCAATCGTCGAATCAGTCTGCTGGTCCTGAACAGACAGGCCGAGCAGGCCATTTTGCATGAAAACGCTGAAAGCCAGAATGAGCCGGTAAGTGTACTGGAAAAAACTGGGGGCGCTCCGCAGGTCAGTGTTCCCACAATGCCATCAGCCGAACCGAGGTGA
- the cheW gene encoding chemotaxis protein CheW, whose translation MTGMTNVTKLASEPSGQEFLVFTLGDEEYGIDILKVQEIRGYDQVTRIANTPAFIKGVTNLRGVIVPIVDLRIKFSQVDVDYNDNTVVIVLNLGQRVVGIVVDGVSDVLSLTAEQIRPAPEFAVTLSTEYLTGLGALSDRMLILVNIEKLLNSEEMALLDNATADVA comes from the coding sequence ATGACCGGTATGACAAATGTAACAAAACTGGCCAGCGAACCGTCAGGCCAGGAATTTCTGGTATTTACCCTTGGTGATGAAGAGTACGGCATAGACATTCTGAAAGTGCAGGAGATCCGTGGTTACGACCAGGTCACGCGGATTGCGAATACGCCAGCGTTTATCAAAGGCGTCACTAACCTGCGCGGCGTCATTGTGCCAATTGTCGACTTACGCATTAAGTTCAGCCAGGTCGATGTGGACTATAACGACAACACAGTCGTGATCGTCCTGAATCTTGGCCAGCGCGTGGTCGGCATAGTGGTTGACGGCGTATCGGACGTTCTTTCGTTGACGGCGGAACAAATTCGCCCGGCACCGGAATTTGCCGTGACGCTTTCCACTGAATATCTTACGGGACTGGGCGCGCTGAGTGACCGCATGCTGATTCTGGTTAATATCGAAAAACTGCTAAATAGTGAAGAGATGGCGCTGTTAGATAATGCGACCGCAGACGTCGCGTAA
- the cheR gene encoding protein-glutamate O-methyltransferase CheR translates to MTSSLPCGQTSLLLQMTERLALSDVHFRRISQLIYQRAGIVLADHKRDMVYNRLVRRLRSLGLADFGHYLNMLESNQCSSEWQAFINSLTTNLTAFFREGHHFPLIATHARRCSGEYRVWSAAASTGEEPYSIAMTLADTLGTAPGRWKVFASDIDTEVLEKAKSGIYRHEELKNLTPQQLQRYFMRGTGPHEGLVRVRQELANYVDFSPLNLLAKQYTVPGPFDAIFCRNVMIYFDQTTQQEILRRFVPLLKPDGLLFAGHSENFSHLERSFTLRGQTVYALSKE, encoded by the coding sequence ATGACATCATCTCTGCCCTGTGGGCAAACGTCTTTATTGTTACAGATGACCGAGCGCCTCGCGCTTTCCGACGTTCATTTTCGGCGGATAAGTCAATTGATCTACCAACGTGCGGGGATCGTTCTGGCCGATCACAAACGTGACATGGTCTACAACCGGCTGGTACGCCGTTTGCGTTCGCTGGGACTGGCAGATTTTGGGCATTATTTGAATATGCTGGAATCTAATCAGTGCAGCAGCGAGTGGCAGGCATTTATTAACTCATTGACGACCAACCTGACGGCATTTTTTCGTGAAGGGCATCATTTTCCGCTGATCGCAACTCACGCCCGCCGCTGTTCTGGGGAATATCGCGTATGGAGTGCAGCGGCATCGACAGGCGAAGAACCGTACAGCATTGCGATGACGCTGGCGGACACATTGGGCACTGCGCCCGGACGCTGGAAAGTCTTTGCCAGTGATATCGATACCGAAGTCCTGGAGAAAGCTAAAAGCGGCATTTATCGCCATGAAGAGCTGAAAAACCTGACGCCACAACAACTCCAGCGTTACTTCATGCGCGGCACGGGACCGCATGAAGGGCTGGTGCGCGTGCGTCAGGAGCTGGCGAATTATGTCGATTTTTCGCCGCTGAATTTGTTGGCGAAACAGTACACCGTACCGGGGCCGTTTGATGCGATCTTCTGCCGTAACGTCATGATCTACTTTGATCAAACGACTCAACAGGAGATTTTGCGTCGCTTTGTACCGCTACTTAAGCCCGACGGATTGCTGTTTGCGGGTCACTCTGAAAACTTTAGCCATCTTGAGCGCAGCTTCACGTTGCGAGGTCAGACGGTGTATGCGCTAAGTAAGGAATAA
- the tar gene encoding methyl-accepting chemotaxis protein II, translating to MINRIRVVTLLMMVLGVFALLQLMSGSLFFSSLHHSQQSFVVSNELREQQGELTSTWDLMLQTRINLSRSAVRMMMDPSNQQSSAKIELLDSARKTLAQAAVHYKKFKSMAPLPEMAAASSHIDEKYKNYHTALTELIDYLDYGNTGAYFAQPTQGMQNAMGEAFGQYARSSEKLYRNIVVDNASDYRFAQWQLAVIALVVVLILLVAWYGIRRMLLNPLAKIITHIREISGGNLANNLAIAGRSEMGELAQSVSHMQRSLTDTVTHVREGSDAIYVGTREITAGNTDLSSRTEQQASALEETAASMEQLTATVKQNADNARQASQLAQSASDTAMHGGKVVDGVVKTMHEIADSSKKIADIISVIDGIAFQTNILALNAAVEAARAGEQGRGFAVVAGEVRNLASRSAQAAKEIKALIEDSVSRVDTGSVLVESAGETMTNIVNAVTRVTDIMGEIASASDEQSRGIDQVAQAVSEMDRVTQQNASLVQESAAAAAALEEQASRLTQAVSAFRLAASPQSQKPPLQSRPASEKPPTQPRRHIAEQAPNWETF from the coding sequence ATGATTAACCGTATCCGCGTAGTTACGCTGCTGATGATGGTGCTGGGGGTATTTGCACTGTTACAGCTCATGTCCGGCAGTCTGTTTTTTTCTTCGCTGCACCATAGCCAGCAAAGCTTTGTGGTTTCCAATGAACTACGGGAACAACAGGGCGAGTTAACTTCAACCTGGGATCTCATGCTACAAACGCGCATTAACCTGAGTCGTTCAGCGGTGCGGATGATGATGGACCCATCCAATCAACAAAGTAGTGCAAAAATTGAATTGCTTGATAGCGCCAGGAAAACGTTGGCGCAGGCGGCTGTTCATTATAAAAAATTCAAAAGCATGGCACCGTTACCCGAAATGGCTGCCGCCAGTAGTCATATTGATGAAAAATACAAAAATTACCACACGGCATTAACTGAACTGATTGATTATCTTGATTATGGTAACACAGGAGCCTATTTTGCCCAGCCAACCCAGGGAATGCAAAATGCGATGGGAGAGGCTTTTGGGCAGTACGCCCGTAGCAGCGAAAAATTGTACCGCAATATCGTTGTCGACAATGCCAGTGATTACCGTTTTGCCCAGTGGCAACTGGCCGTTATCGCGCTGGTGGTGGTACTGATTCTTCTGGTGGCATGGTATGGCATTCGCCGCATGTTGCTTAACCCGCTGGCAAAAATCATTACCCACATCCGTGAAATTTCGGGTGGTAACCTGGCGAATAACCTGGCCATTGCTGGACGCAGTGAAATGGGCGAGCTGGCGCAGAGCGTTTCGCATATGCAACGTTCTCTGACTGATACAGTCACCCACGTGCGCGAAGGTTCAGATGCCATCTACGTTGGTACGCGTGAAATTACTGCAGGTAATACCGATCTCTCCTCCCGAACTGAACAGCAGGCCTCTGCACTGGAAGAGACTGCTGCCAGCATGGAACAACTCACCGCCACGGTGAAACAGAACGCCGATAATGCCCGCCAGGCCTCGCAACTGGCGCAAAGTGCCTCCGACACTGCCATGCACGGCGGTAAAGTGGTGGATGGCGTGGTGAAAACCATGCACGAAATTGCTGACAGTTCGAAGAAAATTGCTGACATCATCAGCGTTATCGACGGTATTGCTTTCCAGACCAATATACTGGCGCTGAACGCCGCCGTAGAAGCTGCCCGTGCCGGTGAACAGGGACGTGGTTTTGCCGTGGTTGCGGGTGAAGTGCGTAATCTTGCCAGCCGTAGCGCCCAAGCGGCAAAAGAGATTAAAGCCCTGATTGAAGACTCAGTATCCCGCGTCGATACCGGTTCGGTGCTGGTTGAAAGCGCCGGAGAGACGATGACCAACATCGTTAATGCGGTTACGCGCGTTACCGACATTATGGGGGAAATTGCTTCAGCCTCCGATGAACAGAGCCGTGGCATTGATCAAGTGGCGCAGGCCGTGTCGGAAATGGATCGTGTGACTCAACAGAACGCCTCGTTGGTGCAGGAGTCAGCCGCTGCAGCCGCCGCGCTGGAAGAGCAGGCCAGTCGTTTAACGCAGGCAGTATCCGCGTTTCGTCTGGCTGCCAGCCCGCAATCCCAAAAACCACCGCTTCAATCCCGGCCAGCCAGTGAAAAACCACCAACACAACCACGCCGGCATATCGCTGAACAAGCTCCAAACTGGGAAACATTTTGA
- the cheA gene encoding chemotaxis protein CheA, whose product MSMDISDFYQTFFDEADELLADMEQHLLDLQPEAPDAEQLNAIFRAAHSIKGGAGTFGFTVLQKTTHLMENLLDEARRGEMQLNTDIINLFLETKDIMQEQLDAYKQSQEPDAASFDYICQALRQLALEAKGETVPAVTRLSVVAKSEPQNEQSNSESPRRIILSRLKADEVDLLEDELEQLTTLTDVVKGADSLSATMSGDIAEDDITAVLCFVIEADQIAFEAVEPASTVSTPPVLELAATEAPAGRVEREKTTRGSESTSIRVAVEKVDQLINLVGELVITQSMLAQRSSELDPVNHGDLITSMGQLQRNARDLQESVMSIRMMPMEYVFSRYPRLVRDLAGKLGKQVELTLIGSSTELDKSLIERIIDPLTHLVRNSLDHGIELPEKRLAAGKNSVGNLILSAEHQGGNICIEVTDDGAGLNRERILAKAASQGLPVSDNMSDDEVAMLIFAPGFSTAEQVTDVSGRGVGMDVVKRNIQEMGGHVEIKSKPGTGTTIRILLPLTLAILDGMSVRVADEVFILPLNAVMESLQPREVDLHPLAGGERVLEVRGEYLPIVELWKVFNVAGAKTEATQGIVVLLQSGGRRYALLVDQLIGQHQVVVKNLESNYRKIPGISAATILGDGSVALIVDVSALQAINREQCMANTAA is encoded by the coding sequence GTGAGCATGGATATAAGCGATTTTTATCAGACATTTTTTGATGAAGCGGACGAATTGTTGGCCGATATGGAGCAGCATCTGCTGGATTTGCAGCCAGAAGCGCCAGATGCCGAACAATTGAATGCTATCTTTCGTGCGGCCCATTCCATCAAAGGAGGGGCAGGAACTTTTGGTTTTACCGTGTTACAGAAAACCACGCATCTGATGGAAAACCTGCTCGATGAAGCCAGACGCGGTGAGATGCAGCTTAATACCGACATTATCAATCTGTTTTTGGAAACGAAGGATATCATGCAGGAACAGCTCGACGCTTATAAACAGTCGCAAGAGCCGGATGCCGCCAGCTTCGATTATATCTGCCAGGCCTTGCGTCAACTGGCATTAGAAGCGAAAGGCGAAACGGTGCCCGCAGTGACCCGGTTAAGTGTGGTTGCCAAAAGTGAACCGCAAAATGAGCAGAGTAACAGTGAGTCGCCGCGACGAATTATCCTTTCACGCCTGAAGGCGGATGAAGTCGATCTGCTGGAAGACGAACTGGAGCAGTTGACCACATTAACTGACGTGGTTAAAGGCGCGGATTCATTATCTGCAACAATGTCGGGAGATATTGCGGAAGACGACATTACCGCCGTGCTCTGTTTTGTGATTGAAGCCGATCAGATTGCCTTTGAAGCGGTAGAACCTGCATCAACAGTATCGACCCCGCCAGTGCTGGAACTGGCCGCAACAGAAGCACCAGCCGGACGCGTAGAGCGGGAAAAAACGACGCGCGGTAGCGAATCGACCAGCATCCGTGTGGCGGTAGAAAAGGTTGATCAACTGATAAACCTGGTCGGTGAACTGGTCATCACCCAGTCAATGCTCGCTCAGCGCTCCAGTGAACTGGACCCGGTAAATCATGGGGATTTGATTACCAGCATGGGGCAGTTACAACGTAACGCCCGTGATTTGCAGGAATCGGTGATGTCGATTCGTATGATGCCGATGGAATATGTCTTTAGCCGCTATCCGCGGCTGGTGCGCGACCTGGCGGGTAAACTCGGCAAACAAGTAGAACTCACGCTTATAGGCAGCTCCACCGAACTCGACAAGAGTCTGATAGAACGCATTATCGATCCGCTGACCCACCTGGTACGCAACAGCCTTGACCACGGTATAGAACTGCCGGAAAAACGCCTCGCCGCAGGTAAAAATAGCGTCGGAAATTTGATCCTGTCAGCCGAACATCAGGGCGGCAACATCTGCATCGAAGTGACCGACGATGGCGCGGGACTAAATCGTGAGCGGATTCTGGCAAAAGCCGCCTCGCAAGGGCTGCCTGTCAGCGACAACATGAGCGACGACGAAGTGGCGATGTTGATATTTGCTCCGGGTTTTTCCACGGCGGAGCAGGTTACCGATGTTTCCGGGCGTGGCGTCGGCATGGATGTCGTTAAACGCAATATCCAGGAGATGGGCGGCCATGTCGAAATCAAGTCGAAGCCGGGCACAGGTACAACGATCCGCATTTTACTACCGCTGACACTGGCGATCCTCGACGGTATGTCCGTGCGCGTTGCTGATGAAGTTTTCATTCTGCCGCTGAATGCTGTCATGGAATCACTGCAACCCCGTGAAGTCGATCTGCATCCGCTGGCAGGTGGCGAGCGGGTACTTGAAGTGCGTGGTGAATATCTGCCAATAGTCGAACTGTGGAAAGTGTTTAATGTCGCTGGTGCGAAAACTGAAGCCACCCAGGGGATTGTCGTGCTCCTGCAAAGTGGTGGTCGTCGTTATGCCTTGCTGGTGGATCAATTAATTGGTCAACACCAGGTGGTGGTGAAAAACCTTGAAAGTAACTATCGCAAAATTCCTGGAATATCCGCCGCAACAATTCTTGGCGACGGAAGCGTAGCACTGATTGTTGATGTCTCAGCCTTGCAGGCAATAAACCGCGAACAATGTATGGCGAACACCGCCGCCTGA
- the cheB gene encoding protein-glutamate methylesterase/protein glutamine deamidase, whose product MSKIRVLSVDDSALMRQIMTEIINSHSDMEMVATAPDPLVARDLIKKFNPDVLTLDVEMPRMDGLDFLEKLMRLRPMPVVMVSSLTGRGSEVTLRALELGAIDFVTKPQLGIREGMLAYSEMIAEKVRTASRASLAAHKPLSPPATLKAGPLLSSEKLIAIGASTGGTEAIRHVLQPLPLSSPALLITQHMPPGFTRSFADRLNKLCQIGVKEAEDGERVLPGHAYIAPGDRHMELARSGANYQIKIHDGPAVNRHRPSVDVLFHSVAKQAGRNAVGVILTGMGNDGAAGMLAMRQAGAWTLAQNEASSVVFGMPREAINLGGVCEVVDLSQVSQQMLAKISAGQAIRI is encoded by the coding sequence ATGAGCAAAATCAGGGTGTTGTCTGTCGATGATTCGGCATTGATGCGCCAGATCATGACGGAAATCATCAACAGCCATAGCGACATGGAAATGGTTGCGACGGCTCCTGATCCGCTGGTCGCGCGTGATTTGATTAAGAAATTCAACCCTGATGTGTTGACGCTGGACGTTGAAATGCCGCGGATGGACGGGCTGGATTTCCTCGAAAAATTAATGCGTTTGCGACCAATGCCGGTGGTGATGGTTTCTTCTCTGACCGGCAGAGGTTCCGAAGTCACGCTGCGCGCGCTTGAGTTAGGGGCGATAGATTTTGTCACCAAACCACAACTGGGTATTCGCGAAGGAATGCTGGCGTATAGCGAAATGATTGCCGAAAAGGTACGAACGGCGTCAAGAGCGAGCCTGGCCGCGCATAAACCGTTATCGCCACCGGCAACGCTGAAGGCTGGCCCGCTGTTGAGTTCAGAAAAATTGATTGCAATTGGTGCCTCAACGGGCGGAACAGAGGCGATTCGTCACGTACTGCAACCGTTGCCACTTTCCAGCCCGGCGCTGTTAATCACCCAGCATATGCCGCCCGGTTTCACCCGCTCTTTTGCTGACCGACTTAACAAGCTGTGTCAGATCGGCGTTAAAGAGGCTGAAGACGGTGAACGCGTCTTACCGGGACATGCCTATATCGCGCCGGGCGATCGGCATATGGAACTGGCGCGCAGTGGCGCGAACTATCAAATCAAAATTCACGATGGCCCGGCGGTTAACCGTCATCGGCCTTCGGTAGATGTGTTGTTCCATTCTGTTGCCAAACAGGCGGGGCGTAATGCTGTTGGGGTGATCCTGACGGGCATGGGTAACGACGGCGCGGCGGGAATGTTGGCGATGCGTCAGGCGGGGGCATGGACCCTCGCGCAAAACGAAGCAAGCAGCGTGGTTTTCGGTATGCCGCGTGAGGCCATCAATTTGGGGGGCGTCTGCGAAGTGGTCGATCTTAGTCAGGTAAGCCAGCAAATGCTGGCAAAAATCAGTGCCGGACAGGCGATACGTATTTAA
- the motA gene encoding flagellar motor stator protein MotA, translating into MLILLGYLVVLGTVFGGYLMTGGSLGALYQPAELVIIAGAGIGSFIVGNNGKAIKGTLKALPLLFRRSKYTKAMYMDLLALLYRLMAKSRQMGMFSLERDIEPPRESEIFASYPRILADTVMLDFIVDYLRLIISGHMNTFEIEALMDEEIETHESESEVPANSLALVGDSLPAFGIVAAVMGVVHALGSADRPAAELEALIAHAMVGTFLGILLAYGFISPLASVLRQKSAETSKMMQCVKVILLSNLNGYAPPIAVEFGRKTLYSSERPSFVELEEHVRAVKNPQQQTTTEEV; encoded by the coding sequence GTGCTTATCTTATTAGGTTACCTGGTTGTTCTCGGTACAGTTTTCGGCGGTTATTTGATGACCGGCGGAAGCCTTGGAGCACTCTATCAACCCGCTGAACTGGTGATTATTGCCGGTGCAGGTATTGGGTCGTTTATTGTCGGTAACAACGGTAAAGCAATCAAAGGCACGCTCAAAGCGCTGCCGTTACTGTTTCGCCGCTCCAAATACACCAAAGCGATGTATATGGATCTGCTGGCACTGCTTTACCGACTCATGGCGAAATCGCGACAGATGGGCATGTTTTCGCTGGAGCGCGATATTGAACCCCCCCGCGAAAGCGAGATCTTCGCCAGTTATCCCCGCATCCTCGCGGATACCGTTATGCTTGATTTTATCGTTGATTATCTGCGCCTGATCATCAGTGGCCATATGAATACCTTCGAAATCGAAGCGCTGATGGATGAAGAAATTGAAACCCACGAAAGCGAGTCGGAAGTTCCCGCTAACAGCCTGGCGCTGGTCGGTGACTCGCTCCCGGCATTTGGTATTGTCGCGGCAGTGATGGGGGTGGTTCACGCGCTGGGATCGGCTGACCGGCCTGCCGCCGAACTGGAGGCGCTGATTGCTCATGCGATGGTAGGGACTTTCCTCGGTATCTTACTGGCTTACGGATTTATTTCCCCACTGGCGAGTGTTTTGCGCCAGAAAAGCGCAGAGACCAGCAAAATGATGCAATGCGTCAAAGTCATACTGCTTTCTAATCTGAACGGTTATGCACCGCCAATTGCCGTTGAATTTGGTCGTAAAACGCTCTACTCCAGTGAACGACCATCGTTTGTTGAGCTGGAAGAACACGTTCGCGCGGTAAAAAATCCGCAACAGCAGACGACAACCGAGGAAGTATGA
- the cheZ gene encoding protein phosphatase CheZ, whose amino-acid sequence MMQPSIKPADEHAAGDIIARIGSLTRMLRDSLRELGLDQAIAEAAEAIPDARDRLYYVVQMTAQAAERALNSVEASQPHQDEMEKSAKALTQRWDAWFADPIDLADARELVTDTRQFLADVPVHTRFTNAQLLEIMMAQDFQDLTGQVIKRMMDVIQEIERQLLMVLLENIPEQDARPKRESQSLLNGPQVDSSKAGVVACQDQVDDLLDSLGF is encoded by the coding sequence ATGATGCAACCATCAATCAAACCGGCTGATGAACATGCCGCTGGCGATATCATTGCGCGCATTGGCAGCCTGACGCGTATGTTGCGTGACAGTCTGCGGGAGCTTGGACTGGATCAGGCGATAGCTGAGGCCGCTGAAGCCATCCCCGATGCCCGCGATCGTTTGTACTACGTCGTGCAGATGACTGCCCAGGCTGCGGAGCGTGCGCTGAACAGTGTTGAGGCGTCACAGCCACATCAGGATGAAATGGAGAAGTCGGCAAAAGCATTAACCCAACGCTGGGATGCCTGGTTTGCCGATCCGATTGACCTTGCCGATGCCCGTGAACTGGTGACCGATACGCGGCAATTTCTGGCGGATGTGCCTGTTCATACCCGTTTCACCAATGCGCAACTGCTGGAAATCATGATGGCACAGGATTTTCAGGATCTCACCGGCCAGGTGATTAAACGGATGATGGATGTGATACAGGAGATTGAACGCCAGTTGTTGATGGTGCTGCTGGAAAACATTCCGGAACAGGATGCGCGTCCGAAGCGTGAAAGCCAGAGTCTGCTTAATGGGCCACAGGTTGATAGCAGCAAAGCGGGTGTGGTAGCCTGCCAGGATCAGGTCGACGATTTGTTGGATAGTCTCGGTTTTTAA
- the flhB gene encoding flagellar biosynthesis protein FlhB, which yields MSDESDDKTEAPTPHRLEKAREEGQIPRSRELTSLLILLVGVCVIWFGGASLAHRLSGMLSAGLHFDHNIINDPNLILGQIIQLIREAMLALLPLISGVVLVALISPVILGGLVFSGKSLQPKFSKINPLPGIKRMFSAQTGAELLKAILKSTLVGSVTGFYLWHHWPQMMRLMAQSPITAMANAMDVVGLCALLVVLGVIPMVGFDVFFQIFSHLKKLRMSRQDIRDEFKQSEGDPHVKGRIRQMQRAAARRRMMADVPKADVIVNNPTHYSVALRYDENKMSAPKVVAKGAGLVALRIREIAAENNVPTLEAPPLARALYRHAEIGQQIPGQLYAAVAEVLAWVWQLKRWRLAGGQRPVQPTHLPVPEALDFINEKQPHE from the coding sequence GTGTCTGACGAGAGCGACGACAAAACAGAAGCCCCCACACCTCACCGACTTGAAAAAGCACGGGAAGAGGGACAGATCCCGCGCTCCCGTGAGCTAACCTCACTGCTGATTTTGCTGGTGGGCGTGTGTGTTATCTGGTTTGGTGGCGCGTCTCTGGCTCACCGGTTGTCTGGGATGCTCTCCGCCGGGCTGCATTTTGATCACAACATCATCAATGACCCCAACCTAATCCTGGGGCAGATTATTCAGTTAATCAGAGAAGCCATGTTGGCTCTGTTGCCGCTGATTAGCGGCGTGGTGCTGGTGGCACTCATTTCGCCAGTCATATTGGGTGGTCTGGTATTTAGCGGCAAATCATTACAGCCGAAGTTTTCCAAAATCAACCCGTTACCAGGTATTAAACGCATGTTCTCAGCGCAAACCGGCGCAGAGCTGCTGAAAGCGATACTGAAATCCACTTTGGTCGGCAGTGTGACTGGTTTTTATCTCTGGCATCACTGGCCGCAGATGATGCGCTTAATGGCGCAGTCGCCCATTACTGCAATGGCTAACGCGATGGATGTTGTGGGATTGTGCGCGCTTTTAGTGGTGCTTGGGGTCATCCCAATGGTGGGATTTGACGTCTTTTTTCAAATATTCAGCCACCTGAAAAAGCTGCGTATGTCACGGCAGGACATTCGTGATGAGTTCAAACAAAGCGAAGGCGATCCCCATGTCAAAGGGCGAATTCGTCAGATGCAGCGAGCTGCGGCGCGGCGTCGGATGATGGCCGATGTGCCGAAAGCGGACGTCATTGTTAACAACCCAACTCACTACTCAGTGGCATTGCGATATGACGAAAACAAAATGAGTGCGCCGAAAGTGGTCGCCAAAGGTGCAGGGCTGGTAGCACTGCGCATTCGTGAAATTGCCGCTGAAAATAACGTCCCGACCCTTGAAGCACCGCCGCTGGCGCGTGCGCTGTATCGACATGCCGAAATAGGCCAACAAATTCCAGGCCAACTATACGCCGCTGTGGCAGAAGTACTGGCCTGGGTCTGGCAACTGAAACGCTGGCGTCTGGCCGGTGGGCAACGCCCCGTACAACCCACACATCTTCCGGTGCCGGAAGCCCTGGATTTTATCAACGAGAAACAGCCCCATGAGTAA
- the cheY gene encoding chemotaxis response regulator CheY — MADKELKFLVVDDFSTMRRIVRNLLKELGFNNVEEAEDGADALNKLQAGGYGFVISDWNMPNMDGLELLKTIRADGAMSALPVLMVTAEAKKENIIAAAQAGASGYVVKPFTAATLEEKLNKIFEKLGM, encoded by the coding sequence ATGGCGGATAAAGAGCTTAAATTTTTGGTTGTGGATGACTTTTCCACCATGCGACGCATTGTGCGTAACCTGCTGAAAGAGCTGGGATTCAACAATGTTGAGGAAGCGGAAGATGGTGCCGATGCTCTCAACAAGTTACAGGCGGGCGGTTATGGGTTTGTGATCTCCGACTGGAATATGCCGAATATGGATGGTCTGGAACTGCTGAAAACCATTCGTGCTGATGGCGCGATGTCGGCGTTACCGGTGTTGATGGTGACCGCAGAGGCGAAGAAAGAGAACATTATCGCCGCAGCACAAGCGGGGGCCAGTGGCTATGTGGTTAAGCCATTTACCGCCGCGACGCTGGAGGAAAAACTCAACAAAATCTTTGAGAAACTGGGCATGTGA
- the flhE gene encoding flagellar protein FlhE yields MRSLLAILLFPMLVQAAGEGMWQASSAGVTLNHRGESMSSASLTSRQPVSGLVTLVAWRYQLIGPTPVGLRVRLCSLSRCVELDGQSGSTVAFTGVPATEPLRFIWEVPGGGRLIPPLKVQRNEVIVNYRR; encoded by the coding sequence ATGAGGAGCTTATTAGCTATTTTGTTGTTTCCGATGCTTGTGCAGGCTGCCGGGGAGGGCATGTGGCAGGCAAGTAGCGCGGGCGTGACGCTGAATCATCGTGGTGAATCGATGTCGTCAGCGTCTCTGACTTCGCGACAACCGGTTTCAGGATTGGTGACGCTGGTGGCCTGGCGTTATCAGCTTATCGGCCCGACACCTGTAGGGCTGCGCGTGCGCTTGTGTTCGCTATCTCGTTGTGTCGAATTAGACGGGCAGAGCGGGAGTACGGTGGCATTTACCGGCGTACCTGCGACAGAACCGTTGCGCTTTATCTGGGAAGTTCCAGGCGGTGGGAGGTTAATTCCGCCGCTGAAGGTGCAGCGTAATGAAGTGATTGTGAATTATCGGCGGTGA